A single Pseudomonas brassicacearum DNA region contains:
- a CDS encoding ABC transporter permease, translated as MNNLIVKSPPAAPELALGKVSRKTPWLGLIGAAMCVIWLLVAIFGPWLAPHPVGEVVSDNVFDNLSATYPMGTDYLGRDMLSRILVGARFTVGLALVAAVLASGLGTSCALLSVVSPKWLDELISRLMDAFISIPSKMLALIMVSAFGSSVTLLICTAVLSFMPGAFRIARSMAVNIEALEYVQVARTRGERRLYIACVEILPNMLNPVLTDLGLRFGFIVLLLSGMSFLGLGVQPPDADLGSLVRENIGGLNQGAPAIVIPALAIGTLTIGVNLFIDRLSSRRNRRTGGH; from the coding sequence ATGAACAATCTCATTGTGAAATCCCCGCCTGCGGCACCCGAACTGGCCTTGGGCAAGGTGTCGCGCAAAACGCCCTGGCTCGGCCTGATCGGCGCCGCGATGTGTGTGATCTGGTTGCTGGTGGCTATCTTCGGGCCATGGCTGGCGCCGCACCCGGTGGGGGAAGTGGTCTCCGACAATGTCTTTGACAACCTCAGCGCCACGTATCCGATGGGCACCGATTATCTGGGCCGTGACATGCTCAGCCGCATTCTCGTGGGCGCGCGTTTCACGGTGGGCCTGGCGTTGGTGGCGGCGGTGCTGGCCAGTGGGCTGGGCACCAGTTGCGCGCTGCTGTCGGTGGTTTCGCCGAAGTGGCTGGATGAGCTGATCAGCCGCCTGATGGACGCCTTCATTTCGATCCCGAGCAAGATGCTGGCGCTGATCATGGTTTCGGCGTTCGGCTCGTCGGTGACCCTGCTGATCTGCACGGCGGTGCTCAGCTTCATGCCGGGGGCGTTTCGTATCGCCCGCAGCATGGCGGTGAACATCGAGGCCCTGGAGTACGTGCAAGTGGCCCGCACCCGTGGCGAGCGCCGGCTGTACATCGCCTGTGTGGAAATCCTGCCCAACATGCTCAACCCGGTGCTGACCGACCTGGGCCTGCGTTTTGGCTTCATCGTCCTGCTGCTCAGCGGCATGAGCTTCCTCGGCCTGGGCGTGCAACCGCCGGATGCCGACCTGGGTTCGCTGGTGCGGGAAAACATCGGCGGCCTCAACCAGGGCGCGCCGGCCATCGTGATTCCGGCGCTGGCCATCGGCACCCTGACCATCGGCGTCAATCTGTTTATCGACCGCTTGTCTTCGCGGCGCAACCGACGTACGGGAGGCCATTGA
- a CDS encoding ABC transporter permease, with amino-acid sequence MNSNTLWLIGRRLGAAVVTLLIVSMVVFAITAVLPGDAAQQSLGQFATPEQVAALRVKMGLDQPGVLRYLHWLMSLLSGDMGVSISNATPVTELMAGRVPNTLMLAAATALVSVPVALVLGIGSAMGRGGRIDGLLSFFTLTMVAVPEFLVATLAVLIFAVNLGWLSALSYSSEITSPLQFMRTYALPVMTLCCVIVAQMARMTRAAVIDQLDSPYVEMARLKGVSPVRVVLRHALPNAIGPIANAIALSLSYLLGGVVIVETIFNYPGIASLMVDAVTNRDMALVQACTMLFCTAYLTLVLVADLCAILSNPRLRNQ; translated from the coding sequence ATGAATAGCAACACACTTTGGTTGATCGGCCGGCGCCTGGGCGCAGCGGTCGTGACCCTGTTGATCGTATCGATGGTGGTGTTCGCCATTACGGCGGTGTTGCCGGGAGACGCGGCGCAACAGTCCCTGGGACAGTTCGCCACGCCTGAGCAAGTGGCGGCCCTGCGGGTGAAGATGGGCCTGGACCAACCGGGTGTGTTGCGCTACCTGCACTGGTTGATGAGCCTGCTCAGCGGCGACATGGGCGTGTCGATCTCCAACGCCACGCCGGTCACCGAGTTGATGGCTGGCCGGGTCCCCAACACCCTGATGCTGGCGGCGGCCACGGCGCTGGTGTCGGTGCCCGTGGCGTTGGTCCTGGGCATCGGTTCGGCGATGGGGCGAGGGGGGCGCATCGACGGCTTGCTGAGTTTCTTCACCCTGACGATGGTGGCGGTGCCGGAGTTCCTGGTCGCCACCCTGGCGGTGCTGATCTTTGCGGTGAACCTGGGCTGGCTTTCGGCGCTGTCCTATTCCAGCGAGATCACTTCGCCGCTGCAATTCATGCGCACCTATGCCTTGCCGGTGATGACCCTGTGCTGCGTCATCGTCGCGCAAATGGCGCGCATGACCCGGGCGGCGGTGATCGACCAGCTCGACAGCCCCTACGTGGAAATGGCCCGCCTCAAGGGCGTGAGCCCGGTGCGGGTGGTGCTGCGCCATGCCTTGCCCAATGCCATCGGGCCGATCGCCAATGCCATCGCCCTGAGCCTGTCCTACCTGCTGGGTGGGGTGGTGATCGTCGAGACGATTTTCAACTATCCCGGTATCGCCAGCCTGATGGTCGATGCCGTGACCAACCGCGACATGGCGTTGGTCCAGGCCTGCACCATGCTGTTTTGCACGGCGTACCTGACCTTGGTGCTGGTGGCTGACCTGTGCGCGATCCTGTCCAATCCGAGGCTGAGAAACCAATGA
- a CDS encoding ABC transporter substrate-binding protein produces the protein MSDTKNGIKDQLITGTESLRVFEGLNRGMSRRHALQMLGVAGVAAAGAGSLFGAAGKLFADEQAKPGKGKPGGRIRVAGISSSTADTLDPAKGSSSTDYVRHYMFYNGLTRFDSHMVPQLELAERIDTTDATLWVITLRKEVTFHNGKGLTAADVVFSLMRHKDPITGSKVLPLAEQFAEVKATGTHEVQIRLSGPNSELPSILAISHLLIVPEGTSDFNQGIGTGPFKVKEFKPGVRSIGARNTNYWKPGLPYLDEIEFIGIADEPSRVNALLSGDVQIINEVNPRSTTRIKDSTTHRVVDSPSGNYTDLIIRQDQMPGQSPEFTEAMKLLLDREQVKSAIFRGFARVGNDHPIAPGARFYNADLPQRTYDPEKARFLLKKAGMESISMPVMCSPAATGSVDVAVLLQQSAKEAGLKLNVNRLPSDGYWSNHWAKHPLSFGNINPRPNADMLFSQFFQSTAPWNESGWKNPQFDQLLVQARGETDEAKRGKMYADMQTLVHDHCGIGIPVFISNIDGVDQRVKGYGTNPLGGFMGYMFAEQVWLEA, from the coding sequence ATGAGTGACACTAAAAACGGCATCAAAGACCAGTTGATCACCGGTACAGAAAGTCTGCGTGTTTTCGAAGGGCTCAACCGCGGCATGTCGCGCCGGCATGCCTTGCAAATGCTCGGGGTGGCCGGTGTGGCCGCGGCGGGTGCCGGCAGCCTGTTCGGCGCCGCCGGCAAGCTGTTTGCCGATGAGCAGGCAAAGCCCGGCAAAGGCAAGCCCGGCGGGCGTATCCGGGTCGCCGGTATCTCCAGTTCCACCGCCGATACCCTGGACCCGGCCAAAGGCTCATCGTCCACGGACTACGTGCGCCATTACATGTTCTACAACGGCCTGACGCGTTTCGACAGCCACATGGTGCCGCAACTGGAACTGGCCGAACGCATCGACACCACCGACGCCACGCTTTGGGTGATTACCCTGCGCAAGGAAGTGACCTTCCACAATGGCAAGGGCCTCACCGCCGCCGACGTGGTGTTTTCCCTGATGCGCCACAAGGACCCGATCACCGGTTCCAAGGTCTTGCCGCTGGCCGAGCAGTTTGCCGAGGTCAAGGCCACCGGCACCCATGAAGTGCAGATACGCCTGAGTGGCCCGAATTCCGAGCTGCCATCGATCCTTGCCATTTCCCATCTGTTGATCGTTCCCGAGGGCACCAGCGACTTCAACCAGGGCATCGGCACTGGTCCGTTCAAGGTCAAGGAATTCAAGCCTGGGGTGCGTTCCATCGGTGCGCGCAATACCAACTACTGGAAGCCTGGCCTGCCGTACCTGGACGAGATCGAATTCATCGGCATCGCTGACGAGCCGTCACGGGTCAACGCGTTGCTGTCGGGCGATGTGCAGATCATCAACGAGGTCAACCCGCGCTCGACCACGCGCATCAAGGACAGCACCACCCATCGCGTGGTGGATTCGCCGTCGGGTAACTACACCGACCTGATCATTCGCCAGGACCAGATGCCCGGCCAGAGCCCGGAATTCACCGAGGCGATGAAACTGCTGCTGGACCGCGAGCAGGTCAAGTCGGCGATCTTCCGTGGCTTCGCCAGGGTCGGCAACGACCACCCGATTGCCCCCGGCGCGCGTTTCTACAATGCCGATCTGCCGCAACGGACCTACGATCCGGAAAAGGCCCGTTTCCTGCTGAAGAAGGCCGGCATGGAAAGCATCAGCATGCCGGTGATGTGCTCGCCGGCCGCCACCGGTTCGGTCGACGTTGCCGTGCTGTTGCAGCAATCGGCCAAGGAGGCTGGGCTCAAGCTCAACGTCAATCGGCTGCCGAGCGACGGCTACTGGTCCAACCACTGGGCCAAGCACCCGCTGAGCTTCGGCAACATCAACCCGCGGCCCAACGCCGACATGCTGTTTTCGCAATTCTTCCAGTCCACCGCGCCGTGGAACGAATCCGGCTGGAAAAACCCGCAGTTCGACCAGTTGCTGGTGCAGGCTCGCGGTGAAACCGATGAAGCCAAGCGCGGCAAGATGTACGCGGACATGCAGACCTTGGTGCATGACCACTGCGGCATCGGCATCCCGGTATTCATCAGCAACATCGATGGCGTCGACCAGCGCGTCAAAGGTTATGGCACCAACCCGCTGGGCGGTTTCATGGGCTATATGTTCGCCGAGCAAGTCTGGCTTGAGGCTTGA